The Spirosoma radiotolerans genome has a window encoding:
- the gatA gene encoding Asp-tRNA(Asn)/Glu-tRNA(Gln) amidotransferase subunit GatA, whose product MTLYRSFSSVQADLKSGSITCRQLVEQYLARIDAYRHLNVFTDVYDTDALQQAVSIDQKIAAGTAGRLAGMVIGIKDVLSYAGHGVRAGSRILDGFTAQFTATAVQRLLDEDVIIIGRQNCDEFAMGSSNENSSFGPVLNAADPNRVPGGSSGGSAVAVQAGLCLASIGSDTGGSVRQPAAFCGVVGLKPTYGRISRWGLIAYASSFDCIGPIANTVDDAALLLEIMAGADEFDSTVSNQPVSAYTQATLPNRPLRIAYLRDGVESTGVDPSIREATQNKISSLREAGHTVEPVDISLLNYLLPTYYILTTAEASSNLSRFDGVRYGYRSTSANASPLDLLSLYKKSRTEGFGVEVRKRILLGTFVLSASYYDAYYTKAQQVRRLIRQETERLFEHYDFLLSPTTPTPAFLLGEKTGQRPDDDPLQMYLADIFTVQANVVGYPSISIPNGTNTGSGDGQGLPIGLQLMAPPFAEGALIAMAKELAN is encoded by the coding sequence TTGACACTATACCGTAGCTTTTCCTCCGTTCAGGCCGATCTCAAATCCGGCTCCATTACCTGCCGTCAATTGGTGGAGCAATACCTCGCTCGTATTGATGCGTACCGCCACCTTAATGTTTTTACCGATGTCTATGACACCGATGCCCTACAACAGGCCGTCTCAATTGATCAAAAAATAGCGGCTGGCACCGCTGGCCGATTAGCCGGTATGGTCATCGGTATCAAAGATGTGCTTAGTTACGCCGGCCATGGTGTTCGGGCGGGAAGCCGCATATTGGATGGCTTTACAGCCCAGTTCACCGCAACGGCTGTGCAGCGCTTACTGGACGAAGATGTTATTATCATTGGCCGCCAGAACTGTGATGAGTTCGCCATGGGCTCATCAAACGAGAACTCATCTTTTGGCCCGGTCCTCAACGCAGCCGATCCGAACCGGGTACCTGGTGGATCAAGCGGTGGTTCAGCAGTGGCCGTGCAGGCCGGGCTTTGTCTGGCCAGTATCGGTTCCGACACGGGTGGCTCTGTTCGCCAGCCGGCCGCCTTCTGTGGCGTTGTGGGGCTAAAACCGACTTACGGGCGTATTAGTCGCTGGGGTTTAATTGCTTATGCATCTTCTTTTGATTGCATTGGTCCCATTGCCAATACCGTCGATGATGCAGCTCTACTCCTCGAAATCATGGCGGGCGCCGATGAGTTTGACAGCACCGTATCCAATCAACCCGTTTCAGCCTATACACAGGCCACCCTGCCCAATCGACCGCTTCGCATCGCTTATTTACGCGATGGCGTAGAAAGTACAGGCGTCGATCCATCCATTCGGGAAGCGACTCAGAACAAGATTTCTTCATTAAGAGAGGCAGGCCACACGGTAGAACCTGTTGACATATCGCTTCTTAACTATCTGCTTCCCACTTATTATATCCTAACGACGGCCGAAGCTTCATCCAATCTGTCGCGTTTCGATGGTGTCCGATATGGGTATAGAAGTACGTCGGCCAATGCATCACCTTTAGATCTTTTGTCGTTGTACAAAAAAAGCCGTACGGAAGGATTCGGCGTCGAAGTCCGTAAGCGGATTTTGTTGGGCACATTTGTATTGAGCGCCAGCTATTACGACGCCTATTATACAAAAGCGCAACAGGTTCGGCGATTGATTCGTCAGGAGACTGAACGCCTGTTTGAGCACTACGATTTTCTATTATCACCCACAACGCCAACACCAGCGTTTTTACTGGGTGAGAAAACAGGGCAGCGCCCGGACGATGATCCATTGCAAATGTATCTCGCCGATATTTTTACGGTGCAGGCCAATGTAGTTGGCTACCCGTCGATATCCATTCCCAACGGCACGAATACCGGCTCTGGTGATGGACAAGGATTGCCTATTGGTTTGCAGCTAATGGCTCCACCCTTTGCAGAGGGCGCATTGATTGCCATGGCAAAAGAGCTGGCTAATTAA